A window of Clostridium taeniosporum genomic DNA:
CAATTGGAACTTCAAAAGCAAAAAGTAAGTGCTTTGCAAGAAGCTTACACTAAAAGTGCTCAAACAAAAGGTAATGATAGTGAAGCTACCCAAGCACTTGAGATAAAACTTAATAAAGCAAAACAAACTCTCTCACAAATGGAAACAGAACTTTCTAAAGCAAATAAAGAAATTGAAACTCAAAGCAGTAAATGGACTTCTTTAGGTAAAAGTCTTGATGGTATAGGAAGTAAGATGAAAAGCGTTGGAGAAGGGTTTAGTAATGCTGGATCTAAGCTTTCAATAGGATTAACTGCCCCATTGGCTACACTCGGAGTTGCAAGTGTAAAGTTAGCATCTGATATGAATGAGAGTATGAACAAAGTTGAGGTTGCGTTTGGTGGTGTTAATCAAAAAGTAAAAGATTGGTCAGATACTACTCTTAAAAGTTATGGTATAGCCAAAGGAACAGCTTTAGATATGTCTGCTCTTTATGGTGATATGGCAACAAGCATGGGATTAAATCAAGAAGAAGCTGCAAAAATGTCTATGTCTTTAGTGGGATTAGCAGGTGATTTATCGAGTTTTAAAAACATTGGTATTGAAGAAGCAGAAACTGCTTTGAATGGAATATTTACAGGTGAAACTGAAAGCCTAAAAATGTTAGGTGTAGTTATGACTGATACGAATCTGCAACAATATGCTTATTCTAAAGGAATCGAAAAGAAAACTAAAGATATGACTGAATCAGAAAAGGTTCAACTTAGATATAACTTTATTTTAGAGAAAACAAAAAATGCACAGGGAGATTTTGAACGTACAGGTGCTGGAACGGCTAATCAGATGAGAGTATTTCAAGAAAGTTTAAAAGAACTTGGTGCTACAATGGGACAAAATATATTGCCAGTAATAACGCCTATAATTACTAAATTAAATGAATGGGTGCAAGCTTTTGGAAAGTTAGATCCAAGTATACAGAAAATTATTATAGTATTTGCTGCATTACTTGCAGCTCTAGGACCAGTACTTTCAGTAATAGGTAGTGTGATTACTGTAGGTAGCAGTTTAGTAACTTTGTTTGGAAGCATAAGTACTGCAGTTGCTGGAGCAGGAGGTGCAATGGCACTTTTAACTGGACCAGTAGGAATAGCTATAGCTGCAATTACTGCAATAATTGCTGTAGGAGTTCTTTTATATAATAATTGGGACACAATTAAAGCTAAAGCATCAGAGCTTTGGAGTAGCATAGCGTTGACCTTTGAAAATATAAAAACATCAATATCAAACGCATGGGAAAATGTAAAAACTGCAACATTGACTGCTTGGGAAAATTTAAAAAGTACCATAAGTAATGGACTGGAGAATATAAAGAATTTTCTAGAACCAGCATTAAATTTTTATGAAACCGTATTTCAAAATGTATGGGATGCAATAAAGAATATTGTTTTAGGTGCGGTACTTATAATTCTTGATATAGTTACAGGAAACTTTACACAGTTAAAATCAGATATAGAAAACATATGGAATAATATAAAAACTGCTTTAACAAATATATGGGAAGCCATAAAAAACACTGCTATAAATGCTTGGACTAAGTTAAAGGAAAGTGTGACAAATCTTTGCAACAATATTAAAGAAACAGTACTTAATATATGGAATGGAATTTTAACTTGGTTTTCTGAATTGCCAGGAAAGCTTTATAATTATGGATCGTCTATGTTTACAAGTATGAAAGAAGGAATAAGTAGCACCATAGGAAATGTAAAAAGTGCTATAGAAAGTGGAATAAATAGCGCATTGACATTTTTAGCAAGTTTACCAAGTAAGGCTTGGAATTATGGAGCAGATTTTGTGGAGGGTATTGTAAAAGGAATTAAATCTGCTATGGGTAAAGTTGAAGATGCAGTTAGTGGACTTGCAGCTAAAATAAGAAGTTATTTACATTTTTCAGTTCCAGATGAAGGGCCACTTACTGATTATGAAAGTTGGATGCCGGATTTTATGTCAGGGCTTGCAGAAGGAATAAATAAAAGTAAAAATGTTGTTTCAGAGGCTATAAATAAATTATCTTTAGACATGAATATAAGCACTAAGTTAGAGCCTATAACAGTTCCAGCTTATGATAAAACAAGTTTAAATAAAAATTCAAATGGAGGTAAAGGACTTACACTTCATATAGAAAACTTTATTAACAATACTGAGAAAGATATAGAACAATTAGCTTATGAATTAGAATTCTATAGACAGAAAATCTCTATGGGTAAAGGAGGAGTTTAGGATGCTTAGTTTTAATTTTGGTGGTAAAAACAGTTATGATGATCTTGGAATTCTAATATCTAAAAGACCAAGCATACCTTCTCCCAAACGTAGAGTAAATACAATAAATATTCCAGGAAGAGATTCCAATTTAATATTTGATGAGAAAACTTATGATGATATAACTCTAACTGTGGAGTGCTCAGTAAAAGATAAGGAGAACCTTGCAAATAAAATTGATGATATAAAAGCATGGCTATTTGAAACAGGACAAAGTGATCTGATATTTAGTTTTCAAGACGATAGAAAATATATTGCTCAAGTAGTAAATGCTATTGATTTTAAGCAGATTTATAATTATTTCAGTGAGTTCCCCATAATATTTAATTGTAGACCTTTTAAATATGCAGTAGAAAATAGCATAATAAATATAATTAAAACGGGAACTAAGATAAGTAATATTGGGAGTATTGAAAGCGAGCCTATAATAAACATTTATGGATCTGGTGATATAGTTTTTAAAGTAAATGATCAGGAAGTAAGTATTAAAGGCATGACAGAAAAAGTAATATTAAATTCAGTGATACAGGATTGCTATGATGATAAAGGAAACAATTTAAATGGTAAAATGTCAGGTGAATTTTTAAAATTGAAGCCAGGAGAAAATATTATAGAGTGGAGTGGAAATGTTACTAAGCTTGAGTTGTTACCAAACTGGCGGTGGTTATAGTGATTTGTGTTTATGATAAGAAGACTACTAAAGGAAATTTTAATAATAATGGTTTTGGAATATTAAATGAGCCTATAAGCTGTTACATTACAGAAGAATTAAATGGTGAGTATTCCTTAGAACTAGAATATGCAACTAATTCTAAAAAAGCAAAGTATCTAGAAGAATGGAATATTATAAAAGCAGATGGACAGCTTTTTAGAATATATAAGGTAGAGAAAAACAGTGAAGGCAAAAACATAATCAAGGTATGGGCTAAACATATATTTTATGATTTAGCTTATTATTTTATTGAGGAAATGAAAGCTGAAAACTGTAGTGTAAAAACAGCTCTGCAGAAATGTTTGGTAGGAGATTTAATTGTAATATACACAGCAGATAGTGATATTATAACTTCAAATTCAATTAATGTAGTAGAAAAAAATCCTGTTGAAGCTATATTTTCAATAATAAATATATGGGGATTAGGTGAATTAAAGAGAGATAACTTTGATGTTAAGATCTTAAAGAGTATAGGAAGAGATGCAGGAGTTTTAATAGCTCAAGGCAAGAATATATCTGGGTTAAAATTCAATTCAGATACTACAAGTGTTGTAACAAAATTATATCCAGTAGGAAAAAACGGTGTTAAACTTACTGAAAAATATATAAGTGTACCTAATTGGAATAGTGAAAAGTATCCACCATTTCCTATTATAAAAAAGGTAGAATTTAAAGAAGCAGAAGATGAGGTTACTTTAAGAGCATTAGCTAAAGAATCAGCAAATGTAATAGGCTTAAGTAAGGTAAGTATTGATATAGATTTTATTGAACTTAGTAAAACAAAAGAATATGAGAATTATAAGCATCTCCAAACAGTTAAGGTTGGAGATTTTGTTATAGTAAGGCATAAAGATTTTGATATAGATGTTAAAGTTCCAGTACTCAAAATTAAGAAGGACATTTTAACTTGTGTAAATTCTAAAGTTGAGCTTGGACAGCCAAAGAACAGCATATTAAGTCAATTAGATATGGTAGATATAAAAACCTCAATAGATGAACTTGGAAATAAGGTTGCTGAGTCATTAACGTCAATGTTATATTATGCAAATCCAATTGTATTAACTATTGGAACAACAGCTATTGAGCCAATGTATCTTGGGGTTACAGCTGTAGCAGCTACTAATTTATCGATGAACTTTTCTATGTATTGTATAGCAAGTGCAGCTTGTACTGCAACAATTCAAATTCAACTAGATAATAAAGATATATCATTTACTCCAAAACAAAAACTTCAACAAGGGGATAATGTTATAGGCATACCTATTGGAATACCACAAGTTTCAAGTGGACCACATTATATTGGAGTCTTCTTAAAAGTTGATACTGGAACATTAAATATACCAATGTACAATCTTCAATGTATGGTTGATGGAAGAAATCTTCAAGGAGGATTAAGTGCAGAGCCAGCTCATGCAGAATGCTTTGAAGAGTTGAAGTATATAGATATTAGTAAATTATATTTAGATAAAGTTAAAGCCAATTATACTAGTTATGAATTACAAAAGCCTGTTAGTTCAATATTAAATACTTATAAAGCAGCAGATATAGCAGCAATTACTGATGGAAAGCAAATGAGTATAAACTATGCAGTTTCAATAAAAAAGTATGGTGAAATTTTATATGTTAATCCACAGTATAAGCATAAATATTTGATAGATGGTAGTGCTTTAATAATAGATAATGATGGGTTGTACTTTAAAACCATTTATGAAGGCACAGCAGTTATTGAACCAATAGATATAGGTAAAATGTATAGTTTTGAACTTTTAGATAGTAGTAATTTTGCAGGTATTGAAAAACTGGAGGTGAAGTGATGTGGGAATATACAGCACTAATATAATTGCTTCAAAAGGAAATAGTGGCATGACGTTATTAAGTTCTCACAATGATGATACTACAGTTAAATTTCCAGACATAGGTTTTGATTTCTTCTATAACGGAGTTAATTGTAGAACTTCAATTAATGTTAGCGGTAATTCATGGATTGGATTCACAGGTGAAAATGAACAACTTAAGATAAACAGAAGAGATGCTGGAGCAGATACTATTTACTATGCAAATGAAACAATAAATGATAAACCAACTTTTAGAATTAGGTGGGAAGGGCATCAAAGCTATAGTAATTGGGGAACTATTGATTTAGTATGGGAGCTTATAATATTTAACGATAGTGCTATGGTACTTGTTATTGAAAAGATACCTAATACAGGAACAAATTCTTTTGAAAATCCTATAATAGGAACTACTACTTTAACTATTGCAGATAATAAATCTTATGCATTTATTCCTAGTCAGGATCAAGGAAAATCCTACAATGTTAACGAAGGCTCATATGTACAAGCTAATATAAAATATCTCATTGTAGATGGAAATGAGATTAAACACTGGGATATAGCGTCCTCAAGTTATGTTAAAGTTTCAGAATTGCCATTAACAGCTGATAAATTTCAAACTTATGGTGATGATACATACCATAAAGAAAGAACAGGGATAATATCTACATCTCCAAGTTTAAAAATATGGTCACCTTTAATTGATATGATTCCACCAAAGGTAATTCAAACAATTAAACCAAACCCTGTAATAGTAACAATGAAGGATGACATTTCATTTAGTGAAGCATATATAAAAGATATTATAAATGCAGTAGTAATTTTAGATAATACAGGTAGCGGAATTATAAATTTTATAGTAAGTGTAGATAGTGGAGTTTCATGGAAAGCATGGAATAGTAGCTCATGGGGATTAGTAGATATGACAAATATGCAGGATGTAAAAAGTAAAGGGATGTCCATTTCAGTTCTTCAAGGAATTACTGAAGCACAATGGACATCCCTTGATCTTTCAAATAAAAAGATAAGATTCGCATGGTATATGGAAATTACATCAAGTACAGATGTTTTGAAATTAAAACAAATAAGAATTAATTATAATACAACATAAGTGATTGAAAGGTAATAGTTTTCTTTAATGAATCTTTAATTTTTATGTTTAATAAAAGTTCTATAGATAATCCAGATGTATGAAATAATGAAAATTATCCAAAGTAAGGAAGTATAATTTGAAAAAAAGTTTGAAAAATAGGTTCCAACAAGTATTCCTAAAGAAATAAGGGTTATTTTTAAAAAGCCATAATCTAACACAGTATACTTTTTAGCAGCACCTAATAATTTATTTACTAATTTTTTCATATACACTAACCTCCTCTAAGTAAAATAAAATCTATTATATTTATATTATAATACAAGCTTTAGCATAATAGTATTTGTAAAAAAATCCAAAAAAGAGATGATTTTTTATATTTAAAAATCAATAGAAAGGAGATGCCAAATGTGCCTTACAAAGAAAGTTTAGCTTACAGTAAAGATTTAATAAAAGGAACTCAAATAGAAGTCTTAAAGAAAAAATTAATAATGCCGTATACGGGAACAGCCACAGTAAAATTATATGATTCACTTACAGGAAAACAAACTTATGAAGCTAAAAGTGAAAATAGAATATCAGCTGTATTTGGTAATATAGCGTATCTTCAAGGATTTTACTATCCTATATTAGATAATACACAAAATTCTTTACTATATGATATATATACATCACTACCATTCAGAATGATGGTACTTACAACAGGAGATATTCCAGAAGATTCTTATGATTATTTCACTTGGGGTAGGCTTGTAGGTTATGCAGATGGTATAACACCTTATAGCGGAAGTGATAATTTAAGAGGCAGTGTAAATCAGTCAGAAACTACAAGAACTTCAGGAAAAAAACATTATGTAATTGACTTCCCAACCAATGCAGCAAATGGAACATTTAGAAGTATCTATTGGTCAGGTGGAGTTCCAGTTAATACACCTACAAATCCAAAATTGAATTATACCTACCCTAAACAAATATTAGAAAAAGGAGATTACAGTATTTCTTTACCCGATTACAATTTATGTACTGATGAAACTAATCTTTATGTTTTAAAAGTTAACTCAACCAATATATATGTGTATGATAAAGTAACTTATAAGAAGAAAAGTAATATAACATTAGTGGATTCATCAATAGCAATTGCATATGATGGAGTGAATTTTTGGAGTTTGTTAGGTAATGGTTCTTTTAAAAAGCTTGATAAAGATTTTAGTGTTATAAGTACAAATTCTAAAAGCACAGTAATATCAACAGATATACCAAGATCATTGCAATTTTTTGATATAGAAGTTAATGAAGCTAATGTTTATATATCTTATGGCGGATATAAAGAGTCTTCTGGGAATTTACAAAAAGGTTGCATAGCAAAATATAATAAGGACGGTACTTTCAGTGAAAAGTCAGATTTATATTTAGATTATGTTTACAGCATTACTACAACTAAAATAACTAATGAAAAGTTATTCGTTGTAGTAAATAGTTCTTTATGCTTACAATTAAATAATAATCTAAATGTTTATGGAAGTATAAATTCTAATTTGACAAACTATAAAAGTATAAAGTGGGATAATGACACATCAACTATATTCACATATACAAGTAACTCAAATGGAGAATTAAAACACGAATATATCATTCCAGCTTCAGCACATACCTTGCTTCCAGAAGCAATAACCAAAACACCAACTAATACTATGAAAATACAATATGATTTTACTTGTGATTATGTAAATCCTTTGGATATGCCTGCTCATTGATTTGAGAAGGCTTTAATTATATAAGAAGGAGGTCTTAAGAATGAAAAATATTATTGAAACACTACAAATGATATTTGCATCTATTGGTGGATGTATTGGGTGGATTTTAGGAGGGACAGATGGATTTTTATATGCACTTATAGCTTTTGTAGTTATTGATTATTTGACAGGATTTATGGTAGCAGTGCTAGAGAGAAAGCTATCAAGTGAGATAGGTTTTAGAGGAATATTTAAAAAAGTACTTATCTTTGTTTTGGTGGGGGTAGCGCATATTGTTGATTGTTATTTGTTAGGAGGCAGTAGTGCAATTCGCACCGCTGTTATTTTTTTCTATATTTCTAATGAAGGAATTAGTATATTAGAAAACACAGCAAAGATAGGGTTACCAATACCTGAAAAGCTAAAAAATATCTTAGAGCAGTTAAAGGAGGATAAGAAAAATGGCTAGATTATGTTTTGATTATGGACATGGTGGAGAAGATCCAGGAGCAACTTATAATGGGAGAAAAGAAAGTAATGATGTATTAAGCATTGGTAGAGCTGTAGCAGTAGAAGTTAGAAGGCATGGGATTACAGTTGATGAAACTAGAACTTCAGATGCTACAGTAAGTCTTAATGATAGAAGCAGCTTTGAAAGTAGAAATTCATACGATTATTTTATATCATTTCATAGAAATGCTTTTAAGCCAGAACAGGCTAGAGGTGCTGAAACTTATATTTATTTAAGTGCAAGTACAAAAGCTAAAGCATTAGCTGAAAAAATACAATCTGGACTTGTAAGTGTTGGTTTTGTTGATAGGAAAGTAAAGAATGCTAATTATCATGTACTAAGAGAAACTAGATGCTCGGCAGTCTTAATTGAAATTGGGTTTATTGATAATAGTGGTGATAACGATATTTTTGATAGCAAAAGGAATGAAATTATTAGAGAAATAGTTAAAGCTATATTGGTTCAGCTAGGTATAAATTATAGAGAAAATGTAGTTAACGAATCAACAACTTATCAAAAGCAGCAAGCCACAAGTGGACAAACTCTTTATAGGGTTATGGCAGGATCATATGCTGTTAGGGACAATGCAGAAAAGCAAGTGCAAAAGTTAAAGTCATCAGGATTTGATGCTTGCATTATGATTTTCAATAAGTAATCTTTTATAACCCCATAAACCTTGACTTCTATCACCTTTAGAGTGATATATAGTAGTACAAATTTGATAGAAAGGAGGAGTTACAGTGCGTGTAAGAATTATTGAGCCTACTTTAAAAGTGCAAAATCAAAAGAAAAGAGTATGTGCTTATGCAAGGGTTTCAACAGATAGTGAAAAGCAAGAAGAATCTCTAGAAAATCAAATACAATATTATGAAAATCTTATATCATCAAATCCAGAATATGAATTTGTAGGAGTGTTTGCGGATAGAGGAATAACAGGAACTACTGAGAATAGACCAGAATTTCAAAAGATGCTTCAGCTTGCAAAAGGTGGGGAGCTGGATTTAATCATAACAAAATCTATATCAAGGTTTGCAAGGAATACTACTATAGTTTTAGAAACTGTAAGAGAACTAAAAGATATAGGTGTAGAAGTTAGATTTGAAAAAGAAAATATAGATACTTTATCAGGGGATGGTGAGTTAATGCTCACTGTCCTTTCTTCTTTTTCTCAAGAGGAAAGCAAAAATGTAAGTGATAACATCAAATGGAGAATGAGAAAGAAGTTTCAGCAAGGAGAAATGATTATAAATACTAAAAGATTTTTGGGGTATGACAAGGATGAGTATGGAGATTTAGTTATAAATCCTAAAGAGGCTGAGGTAGTAAAAAGAATTTTTAATGAATACTTAAATGGAAAAGGATGTTTTACAATTGCAAAAGGACTTAGAGAAGAAGGAGTTCCTACAGTTGCCGGTGGAACATGGAGAGACAGTACTATTTTAAGGATATTAAAAAATGAGAAATACAAAGGGGATGCATTACTTCAAAAATATTATACATCAGATCATTTAAGAAAAAAGAAAGTTAAGAATAACGGAGAAGTTGAGAGCTATTATATTGAAGATGATCATGTGCCAATAGTTTCAAGAGAAGAATGGGAAACTGTTCAAGAAGAAATTAAAAAGAGAGCAAAGAAAAAGGGGATTATTTTAGGAGATACAAAAAAGTATAAGAGAAGATATCCACTAACAGGAATGCTTTACTGCAGTAAATGTGGTTCTACCTTAAGAAGAAGAACCTGGAATACTAAACATTCTTGCAAAAAGATAGTATGGCAGTGTAGCAACTACGTTAAAAATGGAAAGAATGCTTGCATGGGAACTTCAATAGATGATGAAGTTATAAGCAAGCTTAATATAAAGGAAGAAACTGTAGTAAAGGAGGAAATTAGAAATGGCAAGAAGTATTACAGTTATACCTGCAAGAGCCAACAGAACCAATATAGTACAATCGGCAAAGTCACAGAAAAAGAGAATGGCTGCATATTGCAGGGTATCAACAGACCAAGCAGAACAGTTATCAAGCTATGAAGCACAGGTAAATTACTATACTAATTTTATAAATAATAGTTCAGAATATCAAATGGCAAAAGTTTATGCGGATGAAGGAATTTCAGGGACTAACACAAAAAAGAGAGAACAATTTAATGAAATGATTAGAGATTGCAAGGCAGGAAAAATAGATGTAATTATAACAAAATCCATATCAAGATTTGCTCGTAATACCTTGGATTGCTTAAATTATGTAAGAACCCTTAAAGAACTTGGCATTGGAGTCATTTTTGAAAAGGAAAATATAAATACATTAGATGCTAAAGGAGAGGTATTAATTTCCATTTTAGCAAGCTTGGCTCAAGATGAAAGTCGCTCAATTTCTGAAAATTCAACATGGGGAATAAGAAGGAGATTTGAACAAGGAAAGCTTCATATAAACCATAAAAAGTTTTTAGGATATACTAAAGATGAGGAAGGTAATCTTATAATAGATGAAAAACAATCCAAGATTGTAAGAAGAATTTATAAGGATTATCTTGATGGAAAAGGTACAAATAGAATAGCAAAAGAATTTGAAGAAGAAGGAATTAAAGGTTGGAATGGAAAAGCTAAATGGTATGAAAGCACTATAAGAGGAATATTAACAAATGAAAAATACAAGGGAGATGCACTACTGCAAAAAACTTACACAGTAGATTTTCTTACCAAGAAAAGGGCAGAAAACAATGGAGAAGTCCCACAGTATTATGTTGAGGAAAGCCACCCCGCAATTATAGATAAAGAAATGCATGCCGCAGTACAACTCGAGATGGAGAGAAGAAGAATTTTTGCTAAAGAACATGATATTGTAAAAGTAGATTATGCTACAATAACTAATCCTTTTGCAGGAAAAATTATTTGCGGACACTGCGGCAGTGTTTTTGGAAGAAAAGTTTGGAACTCCACAAATGAATTACGCAGGAGAATTGTTTGGAGATGCAATAGAAGATATATTAAAAAGGGAAAAAAGGCTGTAATAATAAACATATAGATGATAAGGTTTTATATCAAGCTTTCATAGATACCTTCAATGCCATGATTGAAAATAAGGATTACTTCATGGAAAAGTGGAAGGAGCATTTAAAGAGTGATAATGTTTTAGTAAGATATAAGGCAAAGCAGTTCATTGGTATTTTAAAAAATGCAAAACCAATAAAACAATTTGATGAGGAATTATTTTTTAAGATAGTGGAGAAGATGACAGTATTTGATGGGGAGAAGATTATTGTAAGATTGCTTGATGGGACTGAGATTGAGGTTGTAATTGAATAATGTTTGTAAAAATAGCTGACCAAAGTGTTAATTTCACTATGGTTGGTTATTTTTTTGTTTTGGTAAACAATATTTAGAAATGTGATAATAGAATATTTTATATTAGAAGAATAAGAGATATAATATTATTTATTGCTTAAGCATATTACAAAAAAATTTACATATTAAAAATAATTTGTATTAATTATGATATTGGGGGAGATAACTATGGCAAAGAAGCAGAAAGAAAGGCACGTTGATTTTAGTCAAGATGAAATGGTAAAAAAGTCTAGAATGGAGAGCAGAACTAAATTTACAGATACATTTAAAAGAATATGTGAAATGTATGATATTAATCCATTAGATTTTAAGGTGGATGAAACAAAAGAAAAAAGCGGATTTTTTTTCACACCTGAATGTTCTGAACTATTAGCATTATTAATAAGACATCATGCAGATAGTCCATTAGCTAGGAAAAACCCAGATAAAAGCAAAATAACTGCTACAGCAGTTGGAATGTATAACAACTTGATGATTAAAGACATTGATACCGAACTGAATGATGTATTCCGTAAGTTAGTATATACAATGCCAGCGCATATGGTTTCACAAGAGATAGCTGATTGGAGCAAACCTTTAGTAAGGCAGCTTACCTATTTTTTGATTAATATTACTACATTGGGAAATGAAAATGTAGGGGCAGCATTAAGAGTATTTACTAAAAAACTTGATGAAATGAATTATAATTTATTTAGAGGCAATTATGCTGTTCAAATGGCTAGAGATATAAATTTAGAGCAATTTCAAGAAGATGATGATGATCGTCTTGAAATTAATAAACTTTTGGAGAAACAAAATTTAAGTATAGATAAACTGATTGCAAATATGATTAAATGGTTTGATGTGGATGCAAAAGATATTAGAGACAAAGGTTTTCCGGATTTAATAGATTTTCTTAAAGAGCAAAATAGAATGTATAGACTCATCGGAATAGAGAAGACATTAGCAAATGCAGATGGAAAAGAATTATTTAAAGATATAAAAAATCCATCAGATGAAGAGCTAAGAGCAGCTTATTATTCATTGATGATTGAACCTTGTCTAGATAAGGGGAGATTGAAAAATAATGAATTTGTGATGAAGCATTATAGAGAAAAAGTGGTAGAATGGAAATCAATAACTGATAAAATATTAGCTGGTGAGTTTAGAGAGCCAAGTGAACTGACAATTGAAAAAAAGAAAGAGGTTCTCAAGCAAAATATACAAATAATTAAAAGTGATCTTGCAGCACATGAAGAAGAATTAGAAAGGTTAGAACTATTGGATGAGGATGAGCCTAAAAATGATTTTTTAGAAAAACTTCAGAAAGATTATATTGAATATTGCAAAGAATCAGATAAGGAATATAAAGATTTATATAATATTGTAGATATCTTTGTTGGGCAGGCATTAAATGAGTTTATAAAATAATAATGCAAGATATTTAAATAATTCCTACATTATAAATAGAGAGTCATTCTCTTGCTAAAATATAACTATACCAAACAGTAAAAGGAGGACTTTTAAATGGAAAAATCAACAATTTTATCCACAATGTACGAACCATCAGATTCTATTGAGATGCAAGGAAAAAGAAAAGATATTGAGAAATATCTTAATGCCGGATATTATATCAAAGAAGATAGAAATGGATATTGGGTTCTAGTAAAAGCTGCACAGTTAAATGTAACCCTTAATAATTCTTCTTGTACAAGGACGTATAATATGAAGGCAGATGTATGCGACTATTATGGGAAGAAACGTATTTCTCAATCATTAACTGATAGATTTACGCAAGATATTGAGGATGGAAAAATAAGTATATATATGAATTCGGAAGGCAATTATTCATTAAAGTAAAAATGTACCCAATAATAAAATAGAAAACTTTCATTTTATCTTTTATTATAAAGTTGAATATATAACCAGTAAAAGCTATATATACTTTTA
This region includes:
- a CDS encoding phage tail tape measure protein, whose translation is MAEELGSLAVKIGLDSSGFQNGISSINRNLRVLDSEFKANTAALGENAKGLEGLKLKSESLTKQLELQKQKVSALQEAYTKSAQTKGNDSEATQALEIKLNKAKQTLSQMETELSKANKEIETQSSKWTSLGKSLDGIGSKMKSVGEGFSNAGSKLSIGLTAPLATLGVASVKLASDMNESMNKVEVAFGGVNQKVKDWSDTTLKSYGIAKGTALDMSALYGDMATSMGLNQEEAAKMSMSLVGLAGDLSSFKNIGIEEAETALNGIFTGETESLKMLGVVMTDTNLQQYAYSKGIEKKTKDMTESEKVQLRYNFILEKTKNAQGDFERTGAGTANQMRVFQESLKELGATMGQNILPVITPIITKLNEWVQAFGKLDPSIQKIIIVFAALLAALGPVLSVIGSVITVGSSLVTLFGSISTAVAGAGGAMALLTGPVGIAIAAITAIIAVGVLLYNNWDTIKAKASELWSSIALTFENIKTSISNAWENVKTATLTAWENLKSTISNGLENIKNFLEPALNFYETVFQNVWDAIKNIVLGAVLIILDIVTGNFTQLKSDIENIWNNIKTALTNIWEAIKNTAINAWTKLKESVTNLCNNIKETVLNIWNGILTWFSELPGKLYNYGSSMFTSMKEGISSTIGNVKSAIESGINSALTFLASLPSKAWNYGADFVEGIVKGIKSAMGKVEDAVSGLAAKIRSYLHFSVPDEGPLTDYESWMPDFMSGLAEGINKSKNVVSEAINKLSLDMNISTKLEPITVPAYDKTSLNKNSNGGKGLTLHIENFINNTEKDIEQLAYELEFYRQKISMGKGGV
- a CDS encoding distal tail protein Dit — its product is MLSFNFGGKNSYDDLGILISKRPSIPSPKRRVNTINIPGRDSNLIFDEKTYDDITLTVECSVKDKENLANKIDDIKAWLFETGQSDLIFSFQDDRKYIAQVVNAIDFKQIYNYFSEFPIIFNCRPFKYAVENSIINIIKTGTKISNIGSIESEPIINIYGSGDIVFKVNDQEVSIKGMTEKVILNSVIQDCYDDKGNNLNGKMSGEFLKLKPGENIIEWSGNVTKLELLPNWRWL
- a CDS encoding phage tail spike protein, encoding MICVYDKKTTKGNFNNNGFGILNEPISCYITEELNGEYSLELEYATNSKKAKYLEEWNIIKADGQLFRIYKVEKNSEGKNIIKVWAKHIFYDLAYYFIEEMKAENCSVKTALQKCLVGDLIVIYTADSDIITSNSINVVEKNPVEAIFSIINIWGLGELKRDNFDVKILKSIGRDAGVLIAQGKNISGLKFNSDTTSVVTKLYPVGKNGVKLTEKYISVPNWNSEKYPPFPIIKKVEFKEAEDEVTLRALAKESANVIGLSKVSIDIDFIELSKTKEYENYKHLQTVKVGDFVIVRHKDFDIDVKVPVLKIKKDILTCVNSKVELGQPKNSILSQLDMVDIKTSIDELGNKVAESLTSMLYYANPIVLTIGTTAIEPMYLGVTAVAATNLSMNFSMYCIASAACTATIQIQLDNKDISFTPKQKLQQGDNVIGIPIGIPQVSSGPHYIGVFLKVDTGTLNIPMYNLQCMVDGRNLQGGLSAEPAHAECFEELKYIDISKLYLDKVKANYTSYELQKPVSSILNTYKAADIAAITDGKQMSINYAVSIKKYGEILYVNPQYKHKYLIDGSALIIDNDGLYFKTIYEGTAVIEPIDIGKMYSFELLDSSNFAGIEKLEVK
- a CDS encoding phage holin family protein; this translates as MKNIIETLQMIFASIGGCIGWILGGTDGFLYALIAFVVIDYLTGFMVAVLERKLSSEIGFRGIFKKVLIFVLVGVAHIVDCYLLGGSSAIRTAVIFFYISNEGISILENTAKIGLPIPEKLKNILEQLKEDKKNG
- a CDS encoding N-acetylmuramoyl-L-alanine amidase, with amino-acid sequence MARLCFDYGHGGEDPGATYNGRKESNDVLSIGRAVAVEVRRHGITVDETRTSDATVSLNDRSSFESRNSYDYFISFHRNAFKPEQARGAETYIYLSASTKAKALAEKIQSGLVSVGFVDRKVKNANYHVLRETRCSAVLIEIGFIDNSGDNDIFDSKRNEIIREIVKAILVQLGINYRENVVNESTTYQKQQATSGQTLYRVMAGSYAVRDNAEKQVQKLKSSGFDACIMIFNK